catacacacaaaACCGCTGCCCTGCGCATCCTTcagagagaaaaaaacacaatcagaaacaaaaacagaaaaaaaaaaaaggctCTGGAAACAAGTTTTAAAAACCGCTCACTGAATAATGGATGAGGAATCAAGCAATCAATCTACcaatgaatgaatgggCCTATGGCCTATGCTATGGGCTGTTCCAGGGACCCGGTAAGCGCAGCATTGcttgtcttgtctttttttttttctttctttctctccTAAGCCTGTCTGACAGATTTTCGGGCCCAGCGTGGGTGGATTGGATTAAGTATATATAGGTTCGTAAAGGTGACGTTTCCGTTTGGGCCCTGGCGTGAATAGGAGTGGCTTTTTCGTTTTGCCAAGACTTTTCAGGgttttttggtttcgaGTTTGGGTctggatttttttttatttttttttttttttttaccttattaatttttgttttgttttaggCTATTTCTTGGTTTTTTGGAAGCTGATATATAGTACAGACATTATAATATAGTCTTGGCTAAAGCTTGGGAGATTTTGATTATAACAAGATAAATTCAGATTACAGGCGTATTAAGAGTATCTGAGTGATTTGTCGAATGGATTTTGCGGAAACTAGAGTGCAAAATTTGTTTGAATTGCTTTATTTTGTTCCCATATGAGTATTGTTCGCCCAAATATGCCGTTTCTTGGAGACTTTGCCTGGGGTCCAGGCAGCTCGAGAACGCACCCCGGTGGTAGTCTATATGCTAGCGAAGCTagcggcagcagcagaagtAACAGCGATTCTGTTAACCAGGAGGTTAACAGCAGGTACGATTACAATTACGGtaacagcagcagccacGGCACTGACgcagcagtagcagcagcagcagcagcgcCAAGGCCGATTTTACCACCATTGCATTCTGTTATTCTAAATAGCTACTCGGCTGTGCCATTAGTAGCTTCGTCGCGGGCTGCATCATCAacgtcatcatcttcgaTTTCACTTTCCCCAATGGCGACTGGTTCGTCTCCGGTACTTCCGTTGGTGCACCCAATGCCTACCGTTTCTGTGGAGATGGAGGCCAAGAGGTCTTTGGATAgatttttgttcaatggGCCTGGAAACGAAACATATGTGTCTGGGTGCCGGCCAGCCCCACTGCTCACGACGTGCTCGTTCACGTCGGTTTCGCACTCGCATCCTCACTCGCACAACCATGGAATATCGCGTTCACACGTGCATCCTATACATGCCGACCAGCAAGCAGCCATAGGCAGTAATAGCCCAggccatggccatggtCCAGTCCTAGGTACAGTCTCCGTTCCAGTGCCAGTCCCATCTAACAGCCAGAACACCAATCATCATGGCACTGTGTCGCAAGAACACTCAACAGATCGTACCGAAAACACCGACTGCCTCAAaaacaccaccaccaccaccaccacaaaCATCGGAAATAACgacaagttcaagaagagtCCCTCGGTATCGTCGTccaaaaaatcaaagcTCTCGCAAGGTAAATCAATCTCCTCTAACAGAAGCCTGCCCTTGGCTGAACGCCGTAAATACATCTGCAAGATTTGCTCCAGAGGCTTCACTACCTCGGGCCATCTCGCCCGTCACAACAGAATACACACTGGCGAAAAACGCCACAAATGTCAGTTCCCAGGATGCACTCAGCGGTTCTCAAGACACGACAACTACATTCAGCATTATAGAACCCATTTCAAGAACCATCCAAACGCAGTCAAACCACCTCCAATCGACACATGATTAGGTTCTACGATTTCTGAGATTCTGAGCTTCTGAGGCTCCCTGACGTACTGACTTacaaaatacatatatcaTACTTCATACTTCATACTTCATGCTCCGTACTCCCTTTTTACAATGCATACTTCTCGCCCTTCAAAtgtaatagtagtaatacTAGTAGCAGTActaatagtagtaatagtaatggCTCTGCCAGAGTAGCCCTAACTCTTGTGTCAATGTCTTGTCTACGTGGTGTACGGGTTCCTTCAggcaggaaaaaaaaaatcattggaaaaaaaaaaaactataaaAACCGAGCAATAAAATTAGCTCTCTCTAGACCAAGCACATAACGCCTGAGAGTTCGACCCACAAGGTCTGTTCCAAAGAACCAAGGGGTTCTTGTAAGAACCTTGGACAGTAATTGAGTTCATATGACATTCTTAGCAGAACGTCATCTGGCACCGAGAGAACTCGGTGCAGGCGTGcattgaatttttttttttttcattcaataCAAGCTTAAGCTTTCTGGGACGAGAGAACCATATGGCAACGAATTAGAAGCATTTTATGATGATACACctaacaacaacaacatgaatttcttcaacCGATCACAAACTCATGAGGAATACTTACTTTGACATAGCTTTTTAACCCTGACATGCATTTAAAACGTTGCCTAAGGTCTTTTCCCTCCCTCCCCTCGGAAAATCGAGCGTAGTTCGTAGCTCTGTAACATGTAGTAGTTCTAGTTTTAGTTCTAGTATACCACTACTGGTAGTAGAGGTAGCAGTGGTCCTCTAGATGTGGTAACTTTGGTCAACACCAGCCAGCTCTGGTTGTTTGTTTGGCTTTGACCTGGAtaattcttgaaaaagaaacgaacAATCCAATTCACAGCTGTGGTATATAAGAAGTATAAGCCAGGTTAGCCaggcgatgagatgagatggaaagaaggaaaccCGAGATAAAGAAAGACCAGACAGAGTCCTGCATTTCTCAGTTTGTAAACGAAAAGATTCACGCATGGACCAGGATACAGAAGTAAAGATTTGTGATCGGTGCTTGCCAGCAGAAAGCGGGACACCGACCCTTGTCAAGTACCCTAATGGTAAAGAGTGCAAACTATGCACGTTCCCGTTCGATTCATACTCATACAAACTCAAGCATAACTCTTTCCAAACGATATGCTGCGCAAGATGCGCAAATAAAAACAGTATCTGTCAGGTATGCCTTAACGATTTTGAATACGGTATTCCAATGCATCTCAGAAACTCAATGAAACAGATTATGAACCAGGAAGCCGATACTATCATACCGAAGAACGACATGATGAAGAGATTCGTCGGTTTAAGTTCCAAGAAAGTTGCACCACTAGACCTAGATAAGCTCAGGAAAGAAGCAGACACCATTCGGAAATGGAAGGTTCGTGAGTTGCCGTTCCATAGTAATATCAATACCAGCAAAGATATTCTCTTCTTGTATAATATCgatcaaaaacaaacagaatCCCAGATAGCATCGTTCCTAATAACTGCCTCTAATAACAATCTAGAGCGTGAAAATATTGTACTAAAACTTAATAAGAGTCTCAAAGTTGGTACCGTAACGTTCAAACACGACGCTGAACTCTGGACACAGAAACTCGTTTCCCTACTACCGAAGTTCAAAGTTGGGGAATCATTGGAAAAGAGCTACTTGGATTTGCCTAGTGGAAGAGTGTTCATCACATCGTACCTGCTTCACAACGACGAAAACGAACCGGTTGACATAACAAGGATCAACGTGGAGCATGCGTATAGTAGTCTGGTACAAAAAATTATTCTCAAAGATGCTGCGTCAATCTCGGGCGAAATTaaagacaagacaagaaaACTTAAAAAGGGTGCAAAAAAAACCCTACGTGTTCGCCAGAAACTAGATTTGTGAACTCGCGACGTAGCTTATTCACTGCCGTCTGCTCCGCCATTTACTgatttttaatttttttccccGATTGTTTCGTTTGCAGATCCCGAAACTATTCTGA
This genomic interval from Kluyveromyces marxianus DMKU3-1042 DNA, complete genome, chromosome 4 contains the following:
- the NRG1 gene encoding transcriptional regulator NRG1; this encodes MSIVRPNMPFLGDFAWGPGSSRTHPGGSLYASEASGSSRSNSDSVNQEVNSRYDYNYGNSSSHGTDAAVAAAAAAPRPILPPLHSVILNSYSAVPLVASSRAASSTSSSSISLSPMATGSSPVLPLVHPMPTVSVEMEAKRSLDRFLFNGPGNETYVSGCRPAPLLTTCSFTSVSHSHPHSHNHGISRSHVHPIHADQQAAIGSNSPGHGHGPVLGTVSVPVPVPSNSQNTNHHGTVSQEHSTDRTENTDCLKNTTTTTTTNIGNNDKFKKSPSVSSSKKSKLSQGKSISSNRSLPLAERRKYICKICSRGFTTSGHLARHNRIHTGEKRHKCQFPGCTQRFSRHDNYIQHYRTHFKNHPNAVKPPPIDT
- the ECM2 gene encoding Pre-mRNA-splicing factor ECM2, producing the protein MDQDTEVKICDRCLPAESGTPTLVKYPNGKECKLCTFPFDSYSYKLKHNSFQTICCARCANKNSICQVCLNDFEYGIPMHLRNSMKQIMNQEADTIIPKNDMMKRFVGLSSKKVAPLDLDKLRKEADTIRKWKVRELPFHSNINTSKDILFLYNIDQKQTESQIASFLITASNNNLERENIVLKLNKSLKVGTVTFKHDAELWTQKLVSLLPKFKVGESLEKSYLDLPSGRVFITSYLLHNDENEPVDITRINVEHAYSSLVQKIILKDAASISGEIKDKTRKLKKGAKKTLRVRQKLDL